Proteins found in one Nitrospirota bacterium genomic segment:
- the argJ gene encoding bifunctional glutamate N-acetyltransferase/amino-acid acetyltransferase ArgJ: MIPQGFLFSAAEAAIKKPGRKDLALIYSTTEATVAGRFTTNNVKAAPVKLDMKNIKEGRGQAIIVNSGNANACTGRMGMEDAREMASLVARRLRMKSSRIFVCSTGVIGTPMPMERIRPGIDTLAENLGKASLEDVAGAIMTTDTFPKIVLKKVKIGKKTGRIAGICKGAGMISPHMATMLCFVMTDIAIDRHALDSALGEAVRKSFHRITIDGDMSTNDTVLVMANGILGNEEISRNSPHFAVFRDALSGVTYELSKLIAMDGEGATKLVEIEVVGAGSESDAGKAAFAVANSNLVKTALYGNDANWGRIMAALGYSGARMKEENVDIYFGRVKMVSKGIMTGRDKEAGGILRQKHVKIIINLRIGKASAKVLTCDLTEKYVRVNAEYRT; encoded by the coding sequence ATGATACCGCAGGGATTCCTTTTTTCTGCCGCAGAAGCCGCAATAAAAAAACCCGGAAGAAAAGACCTTGCCCTCATTTATTCAACGACCGAGGCCACGGTTGCAGGCAGGTTTACCACCAATAACGTAAAGGCTGCCCCCGTGAAGCTTGATATGAAGAATATTAAGGAAGGGAGGGGGCAGGCGATAATCGTCAACAGCGGGAATGCAAATGCCTGCACCGGACGAATGGGGATGGAAGATGCCCGGGAAATGGCCAGCCTGGTTGCCCGCAGGCTCAGGATGAAATCGTCCCGTATCTTTGTCTGCTCCACCGGCGTTATAGGTACCCCCATGCCGATGGAACGGATTCGTCCGGGCATCGATACTCTGGCGGAGAATCTCGGAAAAGCTTCTCTCGAGGATGTTGCCGGCGCAATCATGACAACGGACACCTTCCCGAAGATCGTTCTGAAGAAGGTGAAAATCGGAAAGAAGACCGGCAGGATAGCGGGAATCTGCAAGGGCGCAGGCATGATATCCCCGCACATGGCAACCATGCTCTGTTTTGTCATGACGGATATTGCCATCGACCGTCATGCGCTTGATAGCGCGCTTGGAGAAGCCGTGCGAAAGTCGTTTCACAGGATTACTATTGACGGCGATATGTCGACCAATGATACGGTTCTCGTCATGGCGAACGGCATACTTGGAAACGAAGAGATATCGCGCAACTCCCCACACTTTGCGGTGTTCCGGGACGCGCTCTCAGGGGTGACATACGAATTGTCGAAACTCATCGCGATGGATGGGGAAGGGGCGACGAAACTGGTTGAGATAGAGGTTGTCGGCGCCGGGAGCGAATCCGATGCCGGGAAAGCGGCGTTTGCAGTGGCAAATTCAAACCTTGTCAAGACGGCGCTTTACGGAAACGATGCGAACTGGGGCCGCATCATGGCTGCCCTTGGATATTCCGGCGCCAGGATGAAAGAAGAAAATGTGGATATCTATTTCGGCAGGGTGAAAATGGTCAGCAAAGGAATCATGACCGGCAGGGACAAGGAGGCAGGCGGTATCCTGCGGCAAAAACACGTAAAAATCATTATCAATCTCCGTATCGGGAAAGCTTCCGCTAAGGTTTTGACCTGCGATCTGACCGAGAAGTATGTCAGGGTAAACGCAGAATACAGGACCTGA
- a CDS encoding glycosyltransferase family A protein — translation MSISVIIPTLEAGASLGQLLSALLSQDMPPSEILVIDSSSTDNTVSIAQRSGARTIVIPRHDFNHGQTRNRAAMEARGDILVFMTQDALPENNNLLAMLTKPLQMPDIAATYGKHVPRPDAPPPEVFARHFNYPEKGMVKGLSDTKRLGIRTFLFSNVCSSIKKELFLKAGMFPGRVRANEDMLIAAKLIVNGYRIAYVPEAAVIHSHNCSLLQQFIRYFNIGSSLRHNRWILRYARAEGEGIRFARQQLQFIIDRKKYAWIPYIIMEFITKYAGFRMGLIAG, via the coding sequence ATGAGTATCTCCGTTATTATACCGACGCTTGAAGCAGGTGCTTCTCTCGGGCAGCTTCTGTCCGCGCTTCTTTCACAGGATATGCCGCCTTCAGAGATACTCGTTATTGATTCTTCTTCGACGGACAATACTGTCTCAATTGCGCAGAGATCCGGCGCACGGACAATCGTGATTCCAAGGCACGACTTCAACCATGGGCAGACACGAAACAGGGCTGCCATGGAAGCCCGCGGCGATATCCTCGTGTTCATGACGCAGGACGCCCTGCCGGAGAACAATAATCTTCTTGCAATGCTTACCAAACCCCTGCAAATGCCTGATATCGCCGCAACATACGGAAAGCATGTGCCCAGACCCGACGCCCCGCCCCCGGAGGTCTTCGCACGACATTTCAATTATCCGGAGAAAGGCATGGTGAAGGGATTGAGCGACACAAAGAGGCTCGGGATCAGGACGTTTCTGTTCAGCAATGTCTGCTCGTCGATCAAAAAGGAGCTGTTCCTGAAGGCCGGCATGTTTCCCGGCAGGGTCAGGGCAAATGAGGATATGCTGATCGCCGCGAAACTGATCGTGAACGGCTACAGGATCGCGTATGTCCCTGAGGCTGCGGTCATCCATTCACATAACTGTTCGCTTCTTCAGCAGTTTATCCGCTATTTCAATATCGGGTCGTCCCTGCGGCATAACAGGTGGATTCTCAGATATGCCCGCGCCGAAGGAGAAGGAATCCGGTTTGCAAGGCAGCAGTTGCAGTTTATCATTGACCGGAAAAAGTATGCATGGATACCATACATCATCATGGAATTTATCACCAAGTATGCAGGATTCAGGATGGGACTTATCGCAGGATGA
- the rpsI gene encoding 30S ribosomal protein S9, whose amino-acid sequence MAEIQYNATGRRKTSVARVTISQGNGQITVNKKPADNYFPRETLRMVIRQPIELAGITGKYNINATVTGGGLTGQAGALRHGIARAIIAMNSDLRARLKKEGFLTRDPREKERKKYGQKGARKRFQFSKR is encoded by the coding sequence ATGGCTGAGATTCAGTACAACGCAACCGGGAGGAGAAAGACATCAGTGGCGAGAGTTACCATTTCCCAGGGAAATGGGCAGATAACCGTTAACAAGAAGCCTGCTGACAACTATTTCCCAAGGGAGACTTTACGGATGGTCATCCGGCAGCCCATCGAGCTTGCAGGGATAACCGGAAAATACAATATCAACGCGACGGTTACCGGCGGCGGACTCACGGGACAGGCGGGAGCACTCAGGCACGGAATCGCGCGGGCGATCATTGCAATGAACAGTGATCTGCGGGCCCGGCTGAAAAAAGAAGGGTTCCTGACGAGAGATCCGAGAGAGAAAGAGAGAAAGAAGTACGGGCAGAAAGGCGCCCGGAAGAGGTTCCAGTTCTCCAAGAGATAA
- a CDS encoding YqgE/AlgH family protein: MNKIDIRNLSGMFLIAAPSLRDPNFEHTVVLICDHNQDGAFGLVVNRLLLHSFAPLKAGLEITESTTDLPVFYGGPVKPEQGYILYPSHADLYSPSLKISDDLSLTTSRDILADIAMGKWPQKFLFTLGFSGWAPGQLEAEMMTDSWLIAPSHNGIIFDMPVSERWKAAAHLIGVDLTRVSSRQGSA, from the coding sequence ATGAACAAGATTGATATCAGAAACCTCTCGGGGATGTTTCTCATTGCTGCCCCGAGCCTCAGGGATCCTAATTTCGAGCACACCGTAGTGCTCATCTGCGACCATAATCAGGATGGTGCGTTCGGTCTGGTTGTCAACCGGTTGCTGCTGCACAGTTTTGCCCCCCTGAAAGCTGGTCTCGAGATAACCGAAAGCACCACTGACCTGCCGGTATTCTACGGCGGTCCTGTCAAACCGGAACAGGGGTATATTCTCTATCCTTCTCATGCAGATCTGTATTCCCCTTCTCTGAAGATCAGCGATGACCTGTCACTGACAACGTCACGGGATATCCTAGCAGATATCGCTATGGGAAAGTGGCCCCAAAAGTTCCTTTTTACCCTCGGGTTTTCGGGATGGGCGCCGGGACAACTCGAAGCAGAGATGATGACCGACAGCTGGCTGATCGCGCCTTCCCACAACGGCATCATCTTTGACATGCCGGTAAGTGAACGATGGAAGGCTGCCGCGCATCTCATCGGCGTCGATTTGACGAGGGTTTCCTCAAGGCAGGGAAGTGCATAG
- the argC gene encoding N-acetyl-gamma-glutamyl-phosphate reductase codes for MAKVFICGGSGYTGAELLRILANHPGVEITGATSERSAGKTVTELFPHLHHYSSLTYEPLRPEDVLQKADIFFMALPHGESQRAVDYFFRHGKTVIDLSADYRLRDAGTYAQWYSVPHKFPATLKKAVYGLPEIYRNRIRKARLIANPGCYPTGALLGMLPALRHRLIGLSGIVIDSKSGTSGAGRKADLALSFCEVNEGFRAYAVGTHRHTPEIEQEVSGLSGREVTVNFTPHLLPVDRGILSTIYAPLAKKADAEEIAKIYRKTFLREPFVRVLPYGVYPNITHVRGTNFCEVGLKLNERTGTLIIVTAIDNLVKGASGQAVHNMNIMLGLDEKTALNAPALLP; via the coding sequence ATGGCAAAAGTTTTCATATGCGGCGGCAGTGGATATACCGGGGCTGAACTGCTCCGTATTCTTGCGAATCATCCCGGGGTGGAGATAACCGGAGCCACATCCGAACGATCCGCAGGAAAAACCGTCACCGAGCTTTTCCCCCACCTGCATCACTATTCTTCTCTCACCTATGAGCCTCTCCGTCCTGAAGATGTTCTTCAGAAGGCGGATATCTTTTTCATGGCCCTCCCGCACGGTGAATCACAGAGGGCGGTGGATTACTTTTTCAGGCATGGAAAGACAGTGATAGACCTGTCGGCTGATTACCGGCTCAGGGACGCAGGGACATATGCGCAATGGTACAGTGTGCCGCATAAATTTCCGGCAACCCTCAAGAAAGCGGTATACGGCCTGCCGGAGATCTACAGAAACAGGATAAGAAAGGCAAGGCTGATCGCAAACCCCGGCTGCTATCCTACAGGAGCACTGCTCGGTATGCTGCCGGCTCTCAGACACAGACTGATAGGTCTCTCCGGTATTGTCATTGACTCGAAGTCAGGTACGAGCGGCGCAGGCCGGAAGGCAGACCTTGCGCTGTCCTTTTGTGAGGTGAATGAGGGGTTCCGGGCATATGCGGTCGGTACGCACCGCCATACACCCGAAATCGAACAGGAAGTATCAGGACTGTCTGGAAGAGAGGTGACGGTGAATTTCACCCCGCATCTTTTGCCTGTTGACAGGGGAATACTTTCGACCATCTATGCCCCGCTTGCGAAAAAGGCCGATGCGGAGGAAATAGCAAAAATTTACAGGAAAACCTTTCTCCGTGAGCCGTTTGTCAGGGTTCTGCCGTATGGGGTGTATCCGAACATCACGCATGTCCGGGGGACGAACTTCTGTGAAGTGGGACTGAAACTGAATGAACGGACCGGCACGCTGATTATCGTTACCGCGATTGACAACCTTGTGAAAGGGGCTTCAGGTCAGGCAGTACATAATATGAACATCATGCTGGGTCTTGACGAAAAGACAGCCCTTAACGCCCCGGCGCTGCTTCCTTAG
- the rplM gene encoding 50S ribosomal protein L13 yields MRTLFAKKGEVEKRWYLIDASDAVLGRLAVKIAQHLTGKNKPVYTANVDTGDFIIVINADKVKLTGRKLDDKVYYSHSGYPGGLKAETARDRMARYPEKIITDAVWGMIPKGRLGRAMIKKLKVYRGPEHPHEAQKPEILSV; encoded by the coding sequence ATGAGGACTCTTTTTGCCAAAAAAGGCGAGGTGGAAAAAAGGTGGTATCTCATTGATGCAAGTGATGCCGTCCTTGGAAGGCTTGCCGTGAAGATCGCGCAGCATCTGACCGGTAAAAACAAGCCTGTCTATACTGCCAACGTTGATACAGGGGATTTTATTATTGTCATTAATGCAGACAAGGTAAAGCTCACAGGCAGGAAACTCGACGACAAGGTGTATTACAGTCATTCAGGGTATCCGGGTGGCCTTAAGGCAGAGACTGCCAGGGATCGGATGGCGCGGTATCCGGAAAAGATCATTACCGATGCCGTGTGGGGGATGATTCCGAAGGGAAGGCTCGGAAGGGCAATGATAAAGAAGCTGAAGGTCTACAGGGGACCGGAACATCCTCATGAGGCACAGAAGCCAGAAATATTGTCGGTTTAA
- the rnhA gene encoding ribonuclease HI gives MEKESKKPFVEIFTDGACSGNPGIGGFGIILRSGDREKEISGCDPHTTNNRMELTAVIRALEALKKPCRVRVVSDSNYVVQGMTAWVFSWIRNGWKNSQKHQVINRDLWERLVELAGVHEIQWEWIKGHNAHTENERCDKLARQAIRQCRKRTVRDTA, from the coding sequence ATGGAAAAGGAGAGCAAAAAACCGTTTGTGGAGATTTTTACTGACGGCGCCTGCAGCGGAAATCCCGGAATCGGAGGCTTCGGAATAATCCTGAGGTCAGGGGACCGGGAGAAGGAGATATCGGGATGCGATCCGCATACCACGAACAACCGCATGGAACTGACTGCGGTGATCAGGGCTCTTGAGGCGCTGAAGAAACCCTGCAGGGTCAGGGTGGTCAGCGATTCGAATTATGTTGTTCAGGGAATGACGGCCTGGGTCTTTTCCTGGATAAGGAACGGCTGGAAAAACAGCCAGAAGCATCAGGTGATCAACAGGGATCTCTGGGAGAGGCTCGTTGAACTTGCAGGGGTGCATGAGATCCAGTGGGAATGGATAAAGGGACATAATGCGCATACAGAAAACGAGCGATGCGATAAACTGGCCAGGCAAGCAATCAGGCAATGCAGGAAAAGAACGGTGCGGGATACTGCATGA
- the wbaP gene encoding undecaprenyl-phosphate galactose phosphotransferase WbaP gives MMELGKIMRRLVQILCLLFFDLAAFYTSLFMAWLLRAEVIASLPTDLPVFFFSFSHFASLWWMPVIFIFFLLYENLYDSKIPFWDETRNLVKAVSLASLALMAIVTLGKMSDIVSRIVLLGMWALSVFLFPVFRLWGKKLLYALGIWRERILILGAGNAGRLVSKGLMREKHMGYDVVGFLDDDERKIGQMIHGRKVFGRVDEFTRFLQELDITTAVIAIPSLTPERLSALTAQVQNSTSNTMVVPDLKGIALLNTDLFHLFIEEIFLMNIKNNLKSLANRFVKRLFDVTVSTLMMPVLLPVIGFIGLIIRLETPGFAIFSHDRIGKNGKPFRCYKFRTMQKDAEITLTEMLESNEALREEFEKSWKLKEDPRITRIGRFLRKSSLDELPQIFNVLKGEMSLVGPRPYLPREKSDIKENIRIICSAKPGITGLWQVSGRSNTSCQYRVKLDAWYVMNWSLWLDMVILFKTVRAVLKAEGAY, from the coding sequence ATGATGGAACTGGGGAAAATCATGAGAAGACTGGTCCAGATACTTTGCCTGCTCTTTTTCGATCTCGCAGCTTTTTACACCTCCCTGTTCATGGCGTGGCTGCTGAGGGCAGAGGTTATCGCCTCCCTGCCAACAGATTTGCCGGTATTCTTTTTCTCCTTTTCCCACTTTGCTTCATTGTGGTGGATGCCGGTGATATTTATTTTTTTCCTCCTGTATGAAAACCTCTATGACAGCAAAATCCCTTTCTGGGATGAGACACGGAATCTGGTCAAGGCTGTGTCCCTTGCAAGCCTTGCGCTGATGGCTATCGTGACGCTGGGAAAAATGAGCGACATCGTGTCACGTATTGTGCTGCTGGGGATGTGGGCCCTGTCTGTGTTCCTGTTCCCTGTTTTCCGCCTCTGGGGGAAGAAGCTCCTTTACGCGCTCGGCATATGGAGAGAGAGGATACTGATACTGGGGGCAGGCAATGCCGGAAGGCTGGTATCAAAAGGGCTTATGAGGGAAAAGCACATGGGATATGATGTGGTCGGCTTTCTTGACGATGATGAACGGAAAATAGGGCAGATGATACACGGCAGAAAGGTATTCGGCAGGGTGGATGAATTCACGCGGTTCTTACAGGAGCTGGATATCACGACCGCCGTAATCGCAATCCCGTCACTGACTCCCGAGCGCCTGTCTGCGCTTACCGCGCAGGTCCAGAACAGCACATCCAATACCATGGTCGTACCGGACCTCAAAGGCATCGCGCTGCTGAACACAGACCTTTTTCACCTCTTCATCGAGGAAATATTCCTGATGAATATCAAGAACAACCTCAAATCGCTTGCGAACAGGTTTGTCAAAAGACTTTTCGATGTCACCGTCAGCACGCTCATGATGCCCGTGCTCCTTCCCGTTATCGGCTTCATCGGGCTGATCATCAGGCTTGAGACCCCGGGGTTTGCAATCTTTTCCCACGACAGGATAGGAAAAAACGGCAAACCCTTCAGATGCTATAAATTCAGGACAATGCAGAAGGATGCCGAGATAACGCTGACCGAGATGCTCGAAAGCAATGAAGCCCTGCGCGAGGAATTCGAAAAGAGCTGGAAACTGAAAGAAGACCCCAGGATCACAAGAATAGGCCGTTTTCTAAGGAAAAGTTCTCTTGACGAGCTGCCCCAGATTTTCAATGTGCTGAAGGGAGAGATGAGTCTCGTCGGTCCGAGACCCTACCTCCCGAGGGAAAAATCCGACATCAAGGAGAATATCCGGATAATATGCAGTGCAAAACCCGGCATCACCGGTCTGTGGCAGGTATCAGGCAGAAGCAACACTAGCTGCCAGTACCGGGTAAAGCTCGATGCATGGTAT